One part of the Clostridium thermosuccinogenes genome encodes these proteins:
- the cmk gene encoding (d)CMP kinase — protein MGNIQVAIDGPAGAGKSTIAKLVSRRMGIIYIDTGAMYRAVALKAIRQGINTQDRERVSQMVNNIDIKIEHAGNEQVIYLDGEDVSGKIRIPEVSVGASNVASIPEVRLKMVDLQRKIARSSSVVMDGRDIGTYVLPDAKYKFFLTASVEERAKRRYQELVEKGITNISLEEVKKDIEYRDMNDASRELAPLVKAKDAIEIDTTCLTAEEVADKIMVHIGESKC, from the coding sequence TTGGGTAATATCCAGGTAGCTATTGATGGCCCGGCCGGAGCTGGAAAAAGCACTATTGCAAAACTGGTATCCAGGCGGATGGGAATAATATACATAGACACAGGGGCCATGTACAGAGCTGTTGCTTTAAAAGCGATAAGACAAGGCATAAACACGCAAGACAGGGAAAGAGTGTCCCAAATGGTCAATAACATCGATATAAAAATCGAGCATGCCGGAAACGAACAGGTTATATATCTGGATGGAGAGGATGTCAGCGGAAAGATCAGAATACCGGAGGTTTCAGTCGGTGCGTCCAATGTTGCTTCAATTCCTGAAGTAAGGCTAAAGATGGTTGACCTTCAACGCAAGATTGCGAGAAGCTCCAGCGTGGTAATGGACGGAAGGGATATAGGTACTTATGTCCTGCCTGATGCCAAATATAAATTTTTCCTTACAGCTTCTGTGGAAGAAAGAGCAAAAAGAAGATATCAGGAGCTGGTCGAAAAGGGTATCACCAACATTTCTTTGGAAGAAGTGAAAAAAGATATAGAATACAGGGATATGAACGATGCGAGTCGTGAACTGGCGCCTCTGGTAAAGGCCAAAGATGCCATTGAAATCGATACGACATGCTTGACCGCAGAGGAAGTGGCCGATAAGATCATGGTTCATATAGGAGAGAGCAAATGTTAG
- a CDS encoding DDE-type integrase/transposase/recombinase, with amino-acid sequence MINNEVLEKALKKHEIISPLLQPDLDEAEKRRIRQEILEREGISERTLRRYLAAYRENGYEGLLPKIRKDTGQQRAISQEILDRAIEIKQELPERSVRRIIKILEGEGIVKKGSVSRSTLSRHLLKMGFGAKDFRNVRIEGTTARRFVKNGRNTLWQADIKYGPYIPTADGGKKRTYMVAFIDDATRLVCHAEFYDNQRLPILEDSFRKAILKYGKPEAVYVDNGKVFISKWFRVACAKLGIRHMNTKAYSPESKGKIERFNATVEEFFQEISLEKAKSLEELNRKFRVWLDEGYNGKPHSSLKGVSPSQAYASDPKKVRFATPEECRDAFLWEDTRKVDNTGCFKLQGIEYEAGIEYIGKKVDVRYDPFDMSLLEIWYNGERRKTATPLKVGEYCSKVEKTPATKSATHSRLLKIYESENEKRQKRQTGALTFRSMKGGDRNV; translated from the coding sequence ATGATAAACAATGAAGTATTGGAAAAAGCATTAAAGAAACATGAGATCATATCGCCGCTATTGCAGCCGGATCTGGATGAGGCGGAAAAGCGGAGAATACGGCAGGAGATACTTGAGAGGGAAGGAATTTCGGAAAGGACACTTCGGAGGTATCTTGCAGCGTACCGGGAGAATGGTTACGAAGGGCTATTACCAAAGATACGAAAAGATACAGGGCAACAAAGAGCGATATCTCAGGAAATATTAGATCGGGCAATCGAAATAAAACAGGAACTGCCGGAGAGAAGTGTCAGGAGGATCATAAAGATCCTTGAAGGCGAAGGGATTGTCAAAAAAGGAAGTGTCTCCAGAAGCACCTTGTCCAGGCATCTTTTGAAGATGGGCTTTGGTGCAAAAGACTTCAGAAATGTTCGTATAGAAGGAACGACAGCCCGCCGGTTCGTCAAAAACGGAAGGAACACATTGTGGCAGGCAGATATCAAATACGGTCCGTACATACCGACTGCCGACGGCGGTAAGAAACGGACATACATGGTGGCATTTATTGACGATGCGACGAGGCTGGTGTGTCATGCAGAATTTTACGACAATCAGAGGCTTCCGATATTGGAAGACAGTTTTCGCAAGGCAATATTGAAATACGGCAAGCCGGAGGCAGTATACGTTGACAATGGCAAGGTATTTATCTCGAAATGGTTCAGAGTAGCATGTGCAAAGCTGGGAATCCGTCACATGAACACAAAGGCGTATTCTCCGGAGAGCAAAGGCAAGATTGAGAGGTTCAATGCCACAGTTGAAGAGTTTTTCCAGGAGATATCGCTGGAGAAAGCAAAAAGCCTGGAGGAACTTAACCGCAAATTTCGGGTATGGCTGGATGAAGGGTACAACGGGAAGCCTCATAGCAGTTTAAAAGGGGTTTCTCCATCGCAGGCGTATGCAAGTGATCCAAAGAAGGTGCGGTTTGCAACTCCTGAAGAATGCCGGGACGCATTTTTATGGGAAGATACAAGGAAAGTTGACAACACAGGCTGTTTCAAGCTGCAAGGGATAGAATATGAAGCCGGAATCGAATACATAGGCAAAAAAGTGGATGTGCGGTATGATCCTTTTGATATGAGCCTTCTGGAGATATGGTACAATGGTGAGCGCCGAAAGACAGCAACCCCGCTGAAGGTTGGGGAATACTGCTCAAAGGTTGAAAAAACACCAGCAACGAAATCGGCGACTCATTCACGGCTATTAAAAATATATGAGAGCGAGAATGAAAAGAGGCAAAAACGGCAGACCGGAGCATTAACCTTCAGGAGCATGAAGGGCGGTGACAGAAATGTTTGA
- a CDS encoding helix-turn-helix domain-containing protein: MNIALAENIRSFRKQRSLTQEQLAEVLGVTVGAVYKWEAKLSVPDLSLIVEMADFFDTSVDVLLGYEMKDNRQAATVRRLKEYRRSKDRAGILEAEKALKKYPNSFEIVYNSAIMYEMFGLEQEDKGQLRRALELLEHSRLLLAQNSDPKISEHTIYGDMAEVYISLGEVDQAVELLKKHNSGGIYNDLIGLTLASDCKCCDEAIPFLSEALLKNVTSLLRTIIGYMNVFFERNEYKDAQDMLLWAIDILGGLRETGKRSFFEKVNAVLYAFLAYTQIKMGSKDDAYRSLCHAKQMAEDFDAAPDYSVNAVRYITYGEMASAHDNLGATAMEGVQKAIDSIKDNCLSALWKEVNEHEG; the protein is encoded by the coding sequence ATGAACATAGCTCTCGCAGAAAACATCCGCTCATTCAGAAAGCAGCGGTCGCTTACGCAGGAGCAGCTTGCCGAGGTGCTTGGTGTGACGGTCGGTGCGGTGTATAAATGGGAGGCTAAATTATCTGTTCCGGATTTGAGCTTGATAGTGGAGATGGCTGATTTCTTTGACACGTCGGTGGACGTATTGCTTGGCTACGAAATGAAAGATAACCGGCAGGCAGCAACTGTGAGACGCTTGAAAGAATATCGCCGGAGCAAAGACCGCGCCGGTATTCTTGAGGCGGAAAAAGCGCTGAAAAAATATCCTAATAGCTTTGAAATCGTTTATAACAGCGCCATAATGTATGAGATGTTCGGTCTGGAACAAGAAGATAAAGGGCAACTGCGCCGTGCCTTGGAACTTCTGGAGCATTCCCGTCTGCTGCTGGCTCAGAACAGTGATCCAAAGATAAGCGAGCATACCATTTACGGCGACATGGCAGAGGTATATATATCCTTGGGTGAGGTTGATCAGGCTGTGGAGCTTTTGAAAAAGCATAATTCCGGTGGCATTTACAACGATCTGATCGGTCTTACACTGGCTTCAGATTGCAAGTGCTGCGACGAAGCAATACCGTTTTTGTCCGAAGCGCTGCTGAAAAATGTAACCTCCCTCCTTCGCACCATTATAGGGTATATGAACGTGTTTTTTGAGCGAAACGAATATAAAGACGCACAAGATATGCTGCTTTGGGCAATAGATATCCTGGGCGGCCTGAGAGAAACAGGAAAACGCAGCTTTTTTGAAAAAGTAAACGCGGTCCTTTACGCTTTTCTTGCTTATACGCAAATCAAGATGGGCAGCAAGGATGACGCATATCGCTCTTTATGCCATGCAAAGCAAATGGCGGAAGACTTTGATGCCGCGCCTGATTATAGTGTAAATGCAGTTCGCTATATCACCTACGGAGAGATGGCAAGCGCCCATGACAATCTCGGAGCTACAGCGATGGAAGGAGTGCAAAAAGCAATAGATTCCATAAAGGACAATTGTCTTTCTGCGTTGTGGAAGGAGGTGAACGAGCATGAAGGATAG
- a CDS encoding lysophospholipid acyltransferase family protein, whose product MLGIVRILVTTYFKLFYRVEVKGLENVPEKGPVLLCANHLGQMDMFFIGYKLNRLVRWVAKAELFKNPLLSAVITWLGAVPINRGKTDVSSVKNIFKLLDEGEIVGIFPEGTRTRGKDRTKIVVKPAFVRYALESGSPVLPVALEGSYRWFSKVKVIFGKPFYLGSGTDKDKKYSKEELSEYSKKVMDSIYGLLEEK is encoded by the coding sequence ATGTTAGGAATAGTCAGGATACTGGTAACAACCTATTTTAAGCTGTTTTACAGGGTTGAGGTAAAAGGACTGGAGAATGTTCCGGAAAAAGGTCCGGTACTTTTGTGCGCGAACCATCTGGGACAGATGGATATGTTTTTTATCGGCTACAAGCTTAACAGGCTTGTCCGGTGGGTAGCCAAAGCAGAGCTTTTCAAAAATCCGCTGTTGTCGGCAGTGATTACATGGCTTGGAGCGGTGCCAATCAACAGGGGAAAAACCGATGTTTCCTCTGTAAAAAACATATTCAAGCTTTTGGATGAAGGCGAGATAGTGGGGATATTTCCTGAGGGAACGAGGACAAGAGGCAAGGATCGTACGAAGATTGTTGTAAAACCGGCTTTTGTAAGGTATGCTCTGGAATCAGGGTCTCCTGTATTGCCGGTGGCATTAGAGGGAAGTTACCGATGGTTCAGCAAGGTTAAGGTGATATTTGGAAAGCCTTTTTACCTGGGAAGCGGAACCGATAAAGATAAAAAATACTCAAAAGAGGAATTGTCAGAATATAGTAAAAAGGTTATGGATAGCATATACGGTCTTTTGGAGGAGAAATAG
- the murD gene encoding UDP-N-acetylmuramoyl-L-alanine--D-glutamate ligase, which produces MNNKIEEFKKWVKNKKVAVLGIGISNTPLIKYLASMGVDVTAFDKAEKEKLEPILASFEGLDIRYCLGENYLKHLNGFDLIFRTPGMRYDLPELVKAKENGAEITSEMEVFFDLCPAEIFAVTGSDGKSTTTTLIYNMLKEAGYNCWLGGNIGIPLLSSIEDIKETDKVVLELSSFQLHTMKKSPQTAVITNISPNHLDIHKSMEEYVEAKKNIFIHQPEETKWGKTRLIINYDNGITREFAGQAKGEAVYFSRRSQLEEGAVLENGMLVYKAKGKTVDLVKADEIIIPGAHNIENYLAASAAVINHVKPEAIYKVATTFKGVEHRIELVRELNGVKFYNSSIDSSPSRTIACLNTFKQKVILIAGGKDKGIPYDAIGEPIIEKVKCLVLIGATASKIEKSLDDAIERTGKGRDIERIHCSTYEEAVKSAYSKAQKGDIVVLSPASTSFDMFKNFEERGRKFKELVMGL; this is translated from the coding sequence TTGAATAATAAAATAGAGGAATTCAAAAAATGGGTCAAAAATAAAAAAGTTGCAGTGCTGGGGATAGGTATAAGCAATACACCCCTCATAAAGTATCTTGCTTCCATGGGGGTGGATGTCACTGCTTTTGATAAGGCGGAAAAAGAAAAGCTGGAGCCCATACTGGCAAGCTTTGAAGGCCTTGACATCCGGTATTGCCTTGGGGAAAACTATCTGAAGCATCTGAACGGTTTTGACCTGATATTCAGGACTCCGGGAATGAGGTACGATCTTCCGGAGCTTGTCAAAGCAAAGGAAAACGGTGCGGAGATAACTTCGGAAATGGAAGTGTTTTTTGATCTCTGTCCGGCAGAAATATTTGCTGTTACAGGCAGTGACGGAAAATCCACCACTACCACCCTTATTTACAACATGTTGAAAGAAGCTGGATACAACTGCTGGCTTGGCGGCAACATCGGAATTCCACTGCTCAGCAGCATAGAAGACATAAAAGAGACAGACAAGGTTGTGCTTGAGCTTAGCAGCTTTCAACTGCATACAATGAAAAAAAGCCCTCAGACTGCTGTTATAACCAATATTTCACCAAACCATCTGGACATACATAAATCCATGGAAGAATATGTGGAAGCAAAGAAGAATATTTTTATACACCAGCCGGAGGAAACCAAATGGGGTAAAACCAGGCTCATTATTAATTATGATAATGGCATAACAAGAGAATTTGCCGGCCAGGCAAAGGGTGAGGCGGTATATTTCAGCAGGCGCAGCCAGCTGGAAGAAGGAGCGGTTCTCGAAAACGGTATGCTGGTATATAAGGCCAAGGGAAAAACGGTTGATCTGGTAAAGGCGGATGAAATAATCATCCCCGGGGCCCATAATATTGAAAACTATCTGGCTGCCAGTGCTGCAGTAATTAATCACGTCAAGCCTGAAGCCATATACAAAGTTGCGACTACTTTTAAAGGGGTAGAGCACAGGATTGAGCTGGTAAGAGAGCTTAACGGTGTCAAATTTTACAACAGCTCCATTGACAGCAGCCCTTCAAGGACGATAGCCTGCCTTAATACTTTTAAGCAAAAGGTCATACTGATTGCAGGAGGAAAAGACAAAGGGATACCTTATGATGCCATAGGCGAGCCTATAATAGAAAAAGTAAAGTGCCTTGTGCTGATAGGAGCGACAGCTTCCAAGATAGAAAAATCTCTGGACGATGCCATCGAAAGAACAGGCAAAGGAAGAGATATTGAAAGAATACACTGCAGCACCTATGAGGAAGCGGTAAAAAGCGCTTATTCAAAAGCCCAAAAGGGAGATATTGTAGTTTTGTCTCCGGCCAGCACAAGTTTTGACATGTTCAAAAACTTTGAGGAAAGAGGCAGAAAGTTCAAAGAATTGGTAATGGGTCTGTAA
- a CDS encoding CheR family methyltransferase, producing the protein MDYEGFKKEIYAMTGIDLSCYKEKQMKRRIDSLIRKNDFSDYNSYVNALRVNSKLFNEFINYLTINVSEFFRNPEQWEVLAKDILPVLFSRSRTLKIWSSACSTGEEPYTLVMVLSDFLPLRSIRILATDIDKNAIEKAISGIYGYKSLENVPERFKSKFFTKSGDLYKIKDEVKNCVEFRQLNLLKDDYPEDCDLILCRNVLIYFTEEAKAAIYPKFNRALKKEGILFVGSTEQIIMANRYNLKAVRTFFYMKENDC; encoded by the coding sequence ATGGACTACGAAGGTTTTAAGAAAGAAATATATGCAATGACCGGAATAGATTTGAGCTGTTATAAAGAAAAGCAGATGAAAAGAAGGATAGACTCCCTGATCAGGAAAAATGATTTTAGTGATTATAACTCCTATGTAAATGCTCTCAGAGTTAATAGTAAACTTTTTAATGAATTTATCAATTACCTCACTATTAATGTTTCTGAGTTTTTCAGGAATCCCGAGCAATGGGAGGTATTGGCGAAGGATATATTGCCTGTGCTGTTTTCAAGGTCAAGGACATTGAAGATATGGAGTTCGGCTTGTTCTACGGGAGAGGAGCCTTATACCTTGGTGATGGTATTGAGCGATTTTCTGCCTTTAAGAAGTATCCGAATCCTCGCCACCGATATCGACAAGAATGCGATTGAAAAGGCCATCAGCGGCATATATGGATACAAGAGCCTGGAGAATGTACCGGAAAGATTTAAAAGCAAGTTTTTCACAAAGAGCGGGGATTTGTATAAAATAAAGGATGAGGTAAAAAACTGTGTTGAGTTCCGCCAGCTGAACCTCTTGAAGGACGATTATCCGGAAGACTGTGATCTGATATTATGCAGAAATGTACTCATATACTTTACGGAGGAGGCAAAGGCGGCAATATATCCGAAGTTCAACCGCGCACTGAAAAAAGAAGGTATTCTGTTTGTCGGAAGCACCGAGCAAATAATTATGGCAAACAGATACAATCTGAAAGCGGTGAGGACATTTTTCTACATGAAGGAAAATGATTGCTAA
- a CDS encoding DUF6431 domain-containing protein, whose product MIIAYLGRNVKEYRRNCLKFLERLELICPKCGGKTTFHDRYARHVHMGEEIEWINIFRVICSKCGKTHAIIPDFIRPYKHYSACDSELVLRDQEDGIPLEEIETAASISTLRRWVEEFRQRGRQAAGALRAILYRYYGKFVNELEMIETKVFHMIERLLGLLPQIESSHLAIGETNMWLTNHLAGVFV is encoded by the coding sequence ATGATAATAGCATATCTGGGGCGGAATGTTAAGGAGTATCGCAGAAATTGTTTAAAATTTTTGGAAAGGCTGGAGTTGATATGCCCGAAATGCGGCGGGAAAACAACCTTTCATGACAGATATGCACGTCATGTGCATATGGGCGAGGAAATTGAATGGATTAACATATTCCGTGTAATCTGTAGCAAGTGTGGGAAGACACATGCAATCATACCGGATTTCATCAGGCCGTATAAGCATTACTCGGCTTGTGATAGCGAGCTGGTCCTTCGGGACCAGGAGGACGGTATACCTCTTGAGGAGATTGAGACTGCCGCCAGCATATCCACATTAAGGCGGTGGGTAGAAGAATTCAGGCAACGGGGGCGGCAAGCTGCAGGAGCATTAAGAGCTATACTGTACAGGTATTATGGCAAGTTTGTCAATGAGCTGGAGATGATAGAAACAAAGGTATTCCACATGATTGAGCGGCTGCTTGGGTTACTGCCGCAGATAGAAAGCAGCCATCTTGCCATAGGTGAAACGAATATGTGGCTAACAAATCATCTGGCAGGAGTATTTGTATAG
- a CDS encoding ABC transporter ATP-binding protein, with amino-acid sequence MKDRSLKRQLVAQFYRKNIFFLCIAIIAALLSGSLNLILSWILQQLIDAASGVPSALPLDVLTKINIGFVLLCVVAFLLDYVSQPRFIERAMRQYKDFAFKRLTEKSISSFNDEDTANYLSALTNDASSIEAAYLDQQLSLITKSVMFIGALVMMLWYSPIMTAIAIGLTILPLIASVLTGNKLEAAERRVSDRNKDFTAALGDCLRGFTVVKSFKAEKEIFQLFAANNRSLEKEKFTKRRIKTLVGMIGAIAGIFAQLGVFIAGTYLALSGYGLTPGVVIVFVNLMNFLIQPIAELPGLLASRKAAVGLIDKLASALEKNPSAAGGVDIAQISSGIRLENVSFGYDDSKEVLHDISVSFDSGKAYAIVGGSGSGKSTLLYLLMASSANYKGKIFFDETELRNISSESLYSLISVIQQNVFVFNASIKDNITMFRSFPEQEIKEAIDHAHLKGLIAECGSSYLCGENGKGLSGGEKQRISIARSLLKKSSVLLADEVTSALDAKTAYQVANDILDLSGMTRIVVTHALDETLLRRYDGIVVLKDGSIEETGTFDELMAKKGYFYALYTVAQ; translated from the coding sequence ATGAAGGATAGATCGCTTAAAAGGCAGCTTGTCGCGCAGTTTTACCGCAAAAATATCTTCTTTCTATGCATTGCCATTATCGCTGCGCTTCTTTCCGGGTCCCTCAATCTGATCCTGTCGTGGATATTGCAGCAGCTGATCGACGCTGCTTCCGGTGTTCCCAGTGCGCTGCCCCTTGATGTGCTTACCAAAATAAACATAGGCTTCGTCCTGCTGTGTGTTGTAGCATTTCTATTGGACTATGTTTCCCAGCCCCGTTTTATAGAAAGGGCGATGCGACAGTATAAGGACTTTGCCTTTAAAAGGCTGACGGAAAAGAGCATTTCGTCCTTCAATGATGAGGACACGGCGAACTATCTGTCAGCACTTACTAACGATGCTTCCAGTATTGAAGCGGCTTATCTCGACCAGCAGCTTTCCCTCATCACAAAGTCTGTCATGTTTATTGGAGCTCTTGTCATGATGCTTTGGTATTCTCCCATCATGACCGCGATTGCCATAGGTTTGACGATATTACCTCTCATTGCGTCTGTTCTTACGGGAAATAAGCTGGAAGCTGCGGAACGCAGAGTTTCAGACCGGAATAAGGATTTTACGGCGGCGTTGGGCGATTGTCTCAGAGGTTTTACGGTGGTAAAGAGCTTCAAAGCGGAGAAAGAAATTTTCCAGCTGTTTGCAGCTAACAACCGGTCCCTTGAAAAGGAAAAATTTACAAAGCGGCGCATCAAGACCCTTGTGGGGATGATCGGCGCGATAGCTGGTATCTTTGCACAGCTTGGAGTTTTCATTGCAGGTACATATCTTGCACTGTCAGGCTATGGTCTAACCCCCGGTGTTGTGATCGTATTTGTTAATCTGATGAACTTTCTGATCCAGCCAATCGCAGAATTGCCGGGATTGCTGGCAAGCCGAAAGGCCGCTGTGGGCTTGATCGACAAACTGGCATCTGCGCTGGAGAAGAATCCTTCAGCTGCCGGCGGCGTTGATATTGCCCAGATTTCCTCCGGGATTCGTCTTGAAAACGTATCCTTCGGCTATGACGATAGCAAAGAGGTTTTGCACGATATTTCCGTGTCCTTTGACTCCGGCAAGGCATATGCTATCGTGGGAGGCAGTGGCAGTGGAAAGTCCACTCTTTTGTATCTTCTCATGGCATCCAGTGCGAACTACAAAGGGAAAATCTTTTTTGATGAAACGGAGCTTCGGAATATCAGCAGTGAATCCCTGTACAGCCTTATCTCCGTTATACAGCAGAATGTGTTTGTTTTCAATGCGTCTATCAAAGACAACATCACTATGTTCCGAAGCTTTCCGGAGCAGGAAATCAAAGAGGCAATCGATCACGCACACCTGAAAGGGTTGATTGCCGAATGTGGCAGCTCTTATCTCTGCGGGGAAAACGGAAAGGGGCTGTCCGGCGGAGAAAAGCAAAGGATTTCCATTGCCAGGAGCCTGTTGAAAAAATCCTCTGTGCTGCTGGCTGACGAGGTAACATCAGCTCTGGATGCGAAGACTGCCTATCAGGTGGCCAATGATATACTTGATCTGAGCGGCATGACACGCATTGTGGTAACGCACGCTTTGGATGAAACTCTTCTGCGGCGTTATGACGGCATTGTCGTTTTGAAGGATGGCAGCATCGAGGAAACAGGCACGTTCGACGAGCTGATGGCAAAGAAGGGGTATTTCTATGCCTTGTACACCGTTGCGCAGTAG
- a CDS encoding bifunctional 4-hydroxy-3-methylbut-2-enyl diphosphate reductase/30S ribosomal protein S1: MEIILAKTAGFCFGVDKAVRTVNQLIEQNTESLYTLGPIIHNEQVVNRLKDKGVNVIANPGDAQGKGTVVIRAHGVAPDVYKYIEECGLHMVDATCPYVRKIHELVEEKYKEGYQIVIVGDKDHPEVKGVNGWCNNTAYIVNTIEDAEKIDKSTDKICVVAQTTITREKWNDINDYLDKNFSNIVKYDTICNATGRRQEEAAQIARDVDAMIVVGSRSSSNTKKLYEVSKKYCTKTYMVETPGELPLEDIKNLKKIGVTAGASTPDWIIKEVIEKMSEFNTQENEMSFKEAFESSLVTLRSGEIVEGKIIGFNNTEVFIDMGYKSDGIIPMEEFTDDPDFNPEESLKIGDTVQVYILRVNDGEGNVLLSKKKVDALKAWDKIEEAYENKTPVRAKVVEVVNGGVIASTSGIRIFVPASQVSDRYVKDLNEFMRQVLNLRIIELNKQKRKVVGSQRVILEEEKEAKEKAIWENIEIGKKYTGTVKSFTDFGAFVDIGGVDGLVHVSELSWTKVKHPSEVLKIGQPVEVTVLDLDREKKRISLGYRKPEDNPWYNIEQKYKVGDVVKGNVARLVPFGAFVELEKGVDGLVHISQISNVRIAKPGDVLKVGQTVEAKVIEVNAEAKRISLSIKEVNPIDPVNKTEEKAEASGTEEAEEIPTEHVEDMTVTIGDLASEATEEKA, encoded by the coding sequence TTGGAAATAATATTGGCAAAAACAGCCGGGTTCTGTTTTGGTGTGGATAAGGCTGTCAGGACGGTAAACCAGCTTATTGAACAAAATACAGAATCATTATATACTTTAGGCCCCATAATACACAATGAACAGGTCGTAAACCGTTTAAAGGACAAGGGAGTTAATGTGATTGCAAATCCTGGTGATGCACAGGGCAAGGGCACTGTTGTGATAAGAGCCCATGGTGTTGCACCGGATGTATACAAGTATATAGAGGAATGCGGGCTGCATATGGTGGATGCAACATGCCCGTACGTCAGAAAGATTCATGAGCTTGTTGAGGAAAAATATAAAGAAGGTTACCAGATAGTGATTGTCGGGGATAAAGATCATCCTGAAGTCAAAGGTGTAAACGGGTGGTGCAATAATACCGCATATATTGTAAATACTATTGAAGATGCTGAAAAGATTGATAAAAGCACAGATAAGATATGTGTTGTTGCCCAGACGACGATAACCCGGGAAAAATGGAATGATATCAATGATTATCTTGATAAGAATTTCAGCAACATAGTAAAATACGATACAATATGCAACGCTACCGGAAGAAGGCAGGAGGAAGCTGCACAGATAGCCCGGGATGTGGATGCGATGATAGTTGTAGGAAGCAGAAGCAGCTCGAACACTAAGAAGTTGTATGAAGTAAGCAAGAAATACTGTACAAAAACATATATGGTTGAAACACCCGGTGAATTACCACTGGAAGATATAAAAAATTTAAAAAAAATCGGTGTGACTGCAGGGGCATCAACACCGGATTGGATAATCAAGGAGGTTATTGAGAAAATGAGTGAGTTCAATACTCAAGAAAACGAAATGAGCTTCAAAGAAGCTTTTGAAAGCTCTCTGGTAACATTGAGAAGTGGAGAAATCGTAGAGGGAAAGATTATCGGCTTCAATAATACTGAGGTATTTATTGATATGGGCTACAAGTCCGACGGCATTATCCCCATGGAAGAATTTACCGACGATCCGGATTTTAATCCTGAAGAATCATTGAAAATTGGTGATACCGTACAAGTTTATATACTGAGAGTAAACGACGGAGAAGGAAATGTGCTGCTTTCCAAAAAGAAAGTGGATGCTTTAAAAGCCTGGGATAAGATAGAAGAAGCCTATGAGAATAAAACTCCCGTCAGGGCAAAGGTTGTAGAAGTAGTAAATGGCGGTGTGATTGCCAGCACCAGCGGGATAAGGATATTTGTACCGGCTTCCCAGGTAAGCGACAGATATGTTAAGGATTTGAACGAGTTCATGAGACAAGTTCTCAATCTGAGAATAATAGAGTTGAATAAGCAGAAAAGAAAAGTAGTAGGATCGCAGAGGGTAATTCTTGAAGAGGAAAAAGAAGCCAAGGAAAAGGCAATATGGGAAAATATTGAGATCGGAAAGAAATATACCGGCACCGTTAAGAGCTTCACTGATTTTGGCGCATTTGTAGATATTGGCGGTGTTGACGGATTGGTACATGTATCCGAATTGTCATGGACAAAGGTGAAGCATCCTTCCGAAGTCTTAAAGATCGGACAACCGGTTGAAGTTACAGTTCTTGACTTGGACAGGGAAAAGAAGAGGATTTCCTTGGGCTACAGAAAACCGGAAGATAACCCATGGTATAACATTGAGCAGAAATATAAAGTCGGAGATGTTGTCAAAGGCAATGTAGCTCGTCTTGTTCCTTTTGGTGCTTTCGTCGAACTGGAGAAAGGTGTAGACGGTCTGGTTCATATTTCCCAGATATCCAATGTCAGAATAGCAAAACCCGGTGACGTACTGAAAGTAGGACAAACCGTAGAGGCAAAAGTTATTGAAGTCAATGCGGAAGCTAAGAGGATAAGCCTCAGCATAAAAGAGGTAAATCCTATAGATCCGGTGAATAAAACCGAAGAAAAAGCAGAAGCTTCAGGAACTGAGGAAGCTGAGGAGATTCCTACGGAGCACGTTGAGGATATGACTGTTACAATAGGCGATCTGGCTTCCGAGGCTACGGAAGAAAAGGCTTAA